GTCGAGTCATGGGAAATTAATGAAACCTTTTATCTGTAATAAATGAACAGATAAATGATTATGTTAAGAATCCTGTTCAATATGTGAATTATAAATACACAAAAAGAGCAAAAAAAAAACGACTTTTTAAAAGAAAAGGTCGTTTTTCTTATCAACAGATTAAATATTAGAGGTTAGGTACCTAAAGGGTGCCTAATCTTGTTTATGTTGCTGGGGAAGAAACTCTAACTGCTGCAAAGTGTGTACTTGGGCTTGCTTGGATCGCACCAGCGGCAGTACTTCTCATTGCTACCTGCACCTGATCTCCAGCATTTAACTGAAGTATCTCAGTAGTCGTTAGGATTGCCGGAATATTACCTGCAAAAGTTTCACTATTTCTTCCCTCAATTATATCGCTATTTATCAGGAAAACCATTTCTAAGGTAAACTCACCCATGATATTCGGTTGAAACTCAACAGATGCAGTGAGCGAATATACCCCATCCGTTTGTGGAATAAATGTAGATGTATTTGGGTTATATTCATTCGCTAAATCAAATTGTTCATTTTGAAAAAGAACTTGGCTAGCAGCGTTTGCGGGAAGAGACTGATTAGCAGTATTATTAATAGCTCTGAATGCTGATAATGTTACGCTACCACTTTTATGATTGGGGTACCAGACTTGTGATTTCTTATAAGGGTAATGCTTACTTATTTTAATCACTCCTTTTTAAATAAAAAAAGATTTTGAAACTCTCTTTTTAAGGTAGAATTGAAAGGAAAAGAAGCTGACAACCAAAAGTTCACTTTCACAATTTTTGGGGTCAGCCTCTTTTATCCATAAGGAGAGATGATTCAAAGCATAATCCATTTAACAATATGAAAAGGTATAAATATTTTCATATTACTAATATTTTTTCTTGCGGTCGCAATCATGATCTTCTTTGAAGTAAAGATATCCTTTTAGAATAAATTTCTTTTTCTCATCTTTATCATCATGTTTACAATCATCTTTATCTTCATATTTACGACGATCCTCTTGCTCTTCACAATAACATTTTACTTTTTTAAATTTATCATGTTTGTCATGTTTATCATAACAAGAGTCTTTTTTATCATAATCATATTCAAATTCATACATAGACATGTTCACCTCCTCACATCTTATATGTAATATCATATGAAATTGTTAGAGCAAAGATTGGATGAATATTACATGTCAAAAACCTGTTTTGGCCTAAAACTATAAACTTACTCTTTAAAAAAGGCATGAATGATTAAAATTACCTTAATAGAAGGTTTTATCTATCTATTTCTAATAAGGACCATTTCAACTAATAGGAAAGATATCGAAGCGAATAATAGGTTATTTTGTTATATTAAAAAAAGGTTGGGTAACTAGACGCCGAACCCTTTTCAATGCTTATAATTACGTTACGTTAACTAACTTTACATACCTTATCCATCTCGAAAGAAAACAACTACCTTCATAAGAAGATAGCTGTTTTCTACTAACAATATGATTTGTAGTCAATGCCCATGGCGTCTTGAGTAGTTCACTCAAAGGAGCTTCACCGCTTCCCATGCACTCTTTTAAAGGTGATCCGCTATTTCTTAACCAATTGGATAAAACAGGACCCCCTCTATTTCCCTAACGCATACAATCAATTTCTTATATTTAAGTAAAAAAGCTCTTATCAATGTAATAAGAGTTTTTACTTAAATGTTTTTAGTTAATCTACAGGTTGCGTATTTTTCAAAATAAATTCTTAACTTTTATTGTCAAATAGGAATTCGTGACATAGTTTTAATTAAATTTCATTTCAAAGCTACCATTTAGGATTTCTCTGAAATCACGTTTTTCTCGGTGCAAACCAACCAATTAGGGCAATACCGACTAATACTCCGTAGAAAATTAACGTCCAAGCTGTACTGTGAGGAAAATCATGATCTAAGAACCCAATATCCTCATGGGCAAGGGTAATGACAGCAAGTTTGACACCGACCCAAGCAACAATGACATATGCTGTTGTTTCCAATGCTGGACGTTTTGCAAGAAGCTGCACAAACCAGGTTGCTGCAAACTTAATTAAGATAAGGCCAGCAATACCGCCAAGAAGAACAACAATAAACTGTCCTCCATCCATACCGCCAAAATCGCCGAGCGGTGAATCTGGAAGACCAAGGGCAAGAGCAACCGCAGCTAGTATCGAATCAATTGCAAAAGCAAGGTCAGCTAGCGCAATCTTTGCCACTGTCGGCCAGAAACCTTTTCCAGCGGCTTCCTTTTCATCATCCTTATGAATATCCTTATTCTTTTTTCCGAAACGCGCCTGAATAACATGTTTTAAACCTAAGTAAAGAAGATAAGCTGCTCCTATCGCCTGTATCTGCCAGACGTTTGCGATAAAAGAAATAGCAAAAAGAGCAACAAATCGAAAAACAAAGGCCATAATGATACCATAATTGATAGCTCTTCTTTTTTCATTTTCGGGTAAATGCTTGGCTATAACTGCTAGTACAAGAGCATTGTCAGCCGATAACAATCCTTCTAATCCGATTAGAACTAACAATGCCCAAGCATACTCTAGCCATAGTGACTCCATCCTCTTCTCCCCTTTCTAAAAATAAATTATCCTTTAAAAGTTCTGCTAACATTAGACTTTCCCATTAAGTCATAAGTAATTCTATAAAATACATCTTAATGATTTTGATAATTTTTCTCTTCCTCTATTTGGAACCTCAACTCTTTATATGTATTGAAAAACTAACATAATAAAAACGCAAAGAAAAAATTGCTTAAGAAAAGAGCTGTTACAAAAATTGCACCATACCCATGCCTCCTTTCTAATTGTAGTAGAATCAATAATAAAAGAAACACAAGGCATTTTTAGAGAATGATGATGTAGG
This sequence is a window from Priestia filamentosa. Protein-coding genes within it:
- a CDS encoding TerC family protein gives rise to the protein MESLWLEYAWALLVLIGLEGLLSADNALVLAVIAKHLPENEKRRAINYGIIMAFVFRFVALFAISFIANVWQIQAIGAAYLLYLGLKHVIQARFGKKNKDIHKDDEKEAAGKGFWPTVAKIALADLAFAIDSILAAVALALGLPDSPLGDFGGMDGGQFIVVLLGGIAGLILIKFAATWFVQLLAKRPALETTAYVIVAWVGVKLAVITLAHEDIGFLDHDFPHSTAWTLIFYGVLVGIALIGWFAPRKT